The Prevotella melaninogenica genome window below encodes:
- the rplW gene encoding 50S ribosomal protein L23, protein MGFIIKPVVTEKMTKLTDKSSEDKVVKHKGEKRTILAQPKYGFIVKPEANKLEIKKEVEALYNVTVVDVNTIRYAGKRQARYTKAGLVKGQKNAFKKAIVTLKNGDSIDFYSNI, encoded by the coding sequence ATGGGATTTATCATTAAACCAGTGGTCACTGAGAAGATGACCAAGTTGACTGACAAGTCTTCTGAGGATAAGGTTGTAAAGCACAAGGGTGAGAAGAGAACTATTTTGGCTCAGCCAAAGTATGGTTTTATCGTTAAGCCTGAGGCCAACAAGCTTGAGATTAAGAAAGAAGTTGAGGCTTTGTACAACGTTACAGTAGTAGATGTGAATACGATTCGTTACGCAGGTAAACGTCAGGCACGTTATACCAAGGCTGGTCTCGTTAAGGGACAGAAGAACGCATTCAAGAAGGCTATCGTCACTTTGAAGAATGGCGATTCAATCGATTTTTACAGCAATATTTAA
- the rpsN gene encoding 30S ribosomal protein S14, translating into MAKESMKAREVKRAKLVARYAEKRAALKKIIATSNDPEEAYEAARKLQSIPKNANPIRLHNRCKITGRPKGYIRQFGLSRIQFREMASQGLIPGVKKASW; encoded by the coding sequence ATGGCAAAAGAATCAATGAAAGCTCGCGAGGTAAAGCGTGCAAAACTTGTTGCTCGCTATGCTGAGAAACGCGCTGCTCTGAAGAAGATTATCGCTACTTCAAATGATCCTGAAGAGGCTTATGAGGCTGCTCGCAAGTTGCAGTCTATTCCTAAGAATGCTAATCCAATCCGTTTGCACAATCGTTGCAAGATAACAGGACGTCCAAAGGGTTACATTCGTCAGTTCGGTCTCTCTCGTATCCAGTTCCGTGAGATGGCATCTCAGGGACTCATTCCAGGAGTTAAGAAGGCAAGCTGGTAA
- the rpsS gene encoding 30S ribosomal protein S19, with product MSRSLKKGPYINVSLEKKILAMNESGKQNVVKTWARASMISPDFVGHTVAVHNGNKFIPVYITENMVGHKLGEFSPTRRFGGHSGNNKR from the coding sequence ATGAGTCGTTCATTAAAAAAAGGTCCATACATCAACGTATCACTCGAGAAGAAGATTCTTGCTATGAATGAGAGTGGTAAGCAGAATGTAGTTAAGACATGGGCCAGAGCATCAATGATTTCCCCTGATTTTGTGGGTCACACTGTTGCAGTTCATAACGGAAATAAATTTATCCCTGTTTACATTACTGAGAATATGGTAGGTCACAAGCTCGGAGAGTTCAGCCCTACACGCCGTTTCGGTGGTCACTCTGGTAATAATAAGAGGTAA
- the rplN gene encoding 50S ribosomal protein L14, which produces MIQTESKLTVCDNSGAREAKCIRVLGGTRRRYASVGDVIVVAVQNVIPSSELKKGAVSKALIVRTKKEIRRADGSYIRFDDNACVLLNNAGEIRGSRIFGPVARELRAVNMKVVSLAPEVL; this is translated from the coding sequence ATGATACAGACAGAATCAAAACTTACAGTATGTGATAACAGCGGTGCTCGTGAAGCTAAGTGCATTCGTGTACTCGGTGGTACTCGCCGTCGTTACGCAAGTGTTGGTGACGTTATCGTAGTTGCTGTACAGAACGTCATCCCATCAAGTGAATTGAAAAAGGGTGCAGTATCAAAGGCTTTGATCGTTCGCACAAAGAAGGAAATTCGTCGTGCTGATGGTTCATACATCCGCTTCGATGATAATGCATGTGTATTGCTGAACAACGCTGGCGAAATTCGTGGTAGCCGTATCTTCGGCCCTGTTGCTCGTGAGTTGCGTGCAGTGAACATGAAGGTCGTTTCTTTGGCACCTGAGGTTCTTTAA
- the rplD gene encoding 50S ribosomal protein L4, translating to MDINVLDIKGQETGRKVTLNENIFGIEPNDHVLYLAVKQYLADQRQGTAKSKERSEHAGSTRKLGRQKGGSGARRGDINSPVLVGGGRVFGPKPRDYSFKLNKKVKVLARKSALAYKAQDNAIVVVEDFNLDAPKTKDFVNIAKNLKVDSKKVLLVLPEVEKNVYLSARNLQKAEVMTAAQVNSYKVLNADVVVITENSLKVIDEILTK from the coding sequence ATGGATATTAACGTATTAGATATCAAAGGTCAGGAGACCGGCCGTAAGGTAACTCTTAACGAGAATATCTTCGGAATTGAGCCTAACGATCACGTCCTCTATCTCGCAGTTAAGCAGTATCTCGCTGATCAGCGTCAGGGTACAGCTAAGTCAAAGGAAAGAAGTGAGCACGCTGGTTCTACTCGTAAGTTGGGTCGTCAGAAGGGCGGCAGCGGTGCTCGTCGTGGTGATATCAATTCTCCAGTCCTCGTAGGTGGTGGTCGTGTATTCGGTCCTAAGCCACGTGATTACAGCTTCAAGCTGAATAAGAAGGTAAAGGTTCTTGCTCGTAAGTCTGCATTGGCTTATAAGGCACAGGATAATGCTATCGTTGTTGTTGAAGATTTCAATCTTGACGCTCCAAAGACTAAAGATTTTGTAAATATTGCAAAAAATCTTAAAGTTGATAGCAAGAAAGTTCTTCTTGTTTTGCCAGAAGTAGAGAAAAACGTATATTTGTCGGCTCGTAATCTACAGAAAGCTGAGGTTATGACAGCTGCTCAGGTAAATTCATACAAAGTTTTGAATGCTGACGTAGTTGTTATCACAGAGAACTCTCTGAAGGTTATCGACGAAATCTTAACCAAGTAA
- the rplE gene encoding 50S ribosomal protein L5, which translates to MNTAQLKKQYKEQIAPALQKQFNYSSAMQVPVLKKIVINQGLGDATQDKKLIEVAVNEISSITGQKAVATYSKKDIANFKLRKKMPIGVMVTLRRERMYEFLEKLVRVSLPRIRDFKGIESKFDGRGNYTLGITEQIIFPEINIDQVDRIQGMNITFVTSAKTDEEGYALLKGFGLPFKNAKND; encoded by the coding sequence ATGAATACAGCTCAGTTAAAGAAACAGTATAAGGAGCAGATTGCTCCTGCTTTGCAGAAGCAGTTTAACTATTCTTCAGCTATGCAGGTTCCTGTTTTGAAGAAGATTGTTATCAATCAGGGGCTTGGTGATGCAACTCAGGATAAGAAACTTATCGAGGTTGCAGTGAACGAGATTTCTTCTATCACAGGTCAGAAGGCTGTTGCAACATATTCTAAAAAGGATATTGCAAACTTCAAGTTGCGTAAGAAGATGCCTATTGGCGTTATGGTAACTCTGCGTCGTGAGCGTATGTATGAGTTCCTCGAGAAACTCGTTCGCGTATCTTTGCCACGTATCCGTGACTTCAAGGGTATCGAGAGCAAGTTCGATGGTCGTGGAAATTATACTCTCGGTATCACCGAGCAGATTATTTTCCCAGAGATTAATATCGATCAGGTTGACCGCATCCAGGGTATGAACATTACCTTCGTAACATCAGCTAAGACTGATGAAGAGGGTTATGCTTTGCTGAAGGGCTTCGGACTTCCATTCAAGAATGCTAAAAACGATTAA
- the rpsC gene encoding 30S ribosomal protein S3, producing the protein MGQKVNPISNRLGIIRGWESNWFGGKNFGDNLVEDRKIRTYLNKRLEKASVSRIVIERTLKLVTITICTARPGIVIGKGGQDVDKLKEELKNLFKKEIQINIFEVKKPELDANIVGNNIARQVEGKIAYRRAIKMAVANTMRAGAEGIKVQITGRLNGAEMARKEMFKEGRTPLHTFRADIDYCQTEALTKVGLLGIKVWICRGEVYNKVDLTPNFTQEKSNGRSNNGGRSGRGNRRRNNNR; encoded by the coding sequence ATGGGACAGAAAGTTAATCCAATTAGCAACCGTCTTGGTATCATCCGCGGTTGGGAGTCAAATTGGTTCGGTGGCAAGAATTTCGGGGATAATCTCGTAGAGGATCGTAAGATTCGTACTTACTTGAACAAGCGTTTGGAAAAAGCAAGCGTTTCCCGTATTGTCATTGAGCGCACATTGAAGCTCGTCACCATTACTATTTGCACCGCTCGTCCGGGTATCGTTATCGGTAAAGGTGGTCAGGATGTTGATAAGCTTAAAGAAGAGTTGAAGAACCTTTTCAAGAAGGAAATTCAGATTAATATCTTCGAGGTTAAGAAACCTGAACTTGATGCAAACATCGTTGGTAACAATATCGCTCGCCAGGTAGAGGGTAAGATTGCTTACCGTCGTGCTATCAAGATGGCAGTCGCTAACACTATGCGTGCTGGTGCTGAGGGTATCAAAGTTCAAATTACAGGTCGTCTGAACGGTGCCGAAATGGCTCGTAAGGAAATGTTTAAGGAGGGTCGTACTCCTCTGCATACATTCCGTGCAGACATCGATTATTGTCAGACAGAAGCCCTTACAAAGGTTGGTCTGCTGGGTATTAAGGTATGGATTTGCCGTGGTGAAGTTTACAACAAGGTAGATCTTACTCCTAACTTTACTCAGGAGAAGAGCAATGGCCGTTCTAACAATGGTGGCCGTTCTGGAAGAGGTAATCGTAGAAGAAACAATAACCGTTAA
- the rpsG gene encoding 30S ribosomal protein S7 codes for MRKAKPKKRVVLPDPKFNDQKVSKFVNHLMYDGKKNTSYEIFYAALDIVGGKMKDEEKSPLEVWKQALDNITPQVEVKSRRIGGATFQVPTEIRPDRKESVSMKNMIAFARKRGGKSMADKLASEIMDAFNNQGGAYKRKEDMHRMAEANRAFAHFRF; via the coding sequence ATGAGAAAAGCAAAACCAAAGAAGCGTGTAGTCCTTCCAGATCCAAAGTTTAATGATCAGAAGGTGTCAAAGTTCGTAAATCACTTGATGTATGATGGTAAGAAGAATACCTCATACGAAATTTTCTATGCTGCCCTCGATATCGTAGGCGGTAAGATGAAGGATGAAGAGAAGTCTCCACTTGAGGTGTGGAAGCAGGCTCTCGACAACATCACTCCACAGGTAGAGGTAAAGAGTCGCCGTATTGGTGGTGCTACTTTCCAGGTGCCAACAGAGATTCGCCCAGATCGTAAGGAGAGTGTTTCAATGAAGAATATGATTGCCTTTGCACGTAAGCGTGGTGGTAAGAGTATGGCTGATAAGCTTGCTTCTGAGATCATGGATGCTTTCAATAATCAGGGTGGTGCTTACAAGCGTAAGGAAGATATGCACCGTATGGCTGAGGCTAACCGTGCGTTTGCTCACTTCAGATTCTAA
- the rpsH gene encoding 30S ribosomal protein S8 → MTDPIADYLTRLRNAIMAHHRVVEVPASNLKKSITKILFEKGYILNYKFIEDGPQGSIKVALKYDPVTKQSAIKKLKRVSTPGLRQYTGYKDMPRVINGLGIAILSTSKGVMTDKEAAAEKIGGEVLCYVY, encoded by the coding sequence ATGACAGATCCAATAGCAGATTATCTGACAAGACTCAGAAACGCAATCATGGCTCATCACCGTGTTGTTGAGGTTCCTGCGTCTAACTTGAAGAAGTCTATTACTAAGATTCTCTTCGAGAAGGGTTACATCTTGAACTATAAGTTCATCGAGGATGGTCCCCAAGGTTCAATCAAGGTCGCACTTAAGTACGATCCTGTAACAAAGCAGAGCGCTATCAAGAAGTTGAAGCGTGTTTCTACCCCAGGTCTTCGCCAGTATACTGGTTACAAAGACATGCCGAGAGTAATTAACGGACTTGGAATTGCTATCCTTTCCACGTCTAAAGGTGTAATGACAGACAAGGAAGCTGCTGCAGAGAAGATCGGTGGTGAGGTTCTTTGCTATGTTTATTAA
- the rpsJ gene encoding 30S ribosomal protein S10, with protein sequence MSQKIRIKLKSYDHQLVDKSAEKIVKAVKATGAIVSGPIPLPTHKRIYTVNRSTFVNKKSREQFQLSDFKRLIDIYSSTAKTVDALMKLELPSGVEVEIKV encoded by the coding sequence ATGAGTCAGAAGATTCGTATTAAGCTGAAGTCTTACGACCACCAGTTGGTTGACAAGTCAGCAGAGAAGATTGTGAAGGCTGTTAAGGCTACTGGCGCTATTGTTAGCGGTCCTATTCCATTGCCAACACACAAGCGTATTTACACTGTAAACCGCTCTACATTCGTTAACAAGAAGTCACGTGAGCAGTTCCAGCTCTCAGATTTCAAGCGTCTCATCGATATTTACAGCTCTACAGCAAAGACTGTTGACGCTTTGATGAAGCTTGAGTTGCCTTCAGGTGTAGAGGTTGAAATCAAGGTGTAG
- the rplP gene encoding 50S ribosomal protein L16 — translation MLQPKRVKYRRPQDGRGNKGNAHRGTQLAFGSFGIKTLEAKWIDSRQIEAARIAVNRYMNRQGQVWIRIFPDKPITRKPADVRMGKGKGDPAGWVAPVTPGRVLFEVEGVSFDIAKEALRLAAQKLPVKTKFIVRRDFDKNA, via the coding sequence ATGTTACAGCCAAAAAGAGTAAAATATAGAAGACCTCAAGACGGACGTGGCAATAAAGGCAACGCCCACAGAGGTACACAGCTGGCTTTCGGCTCATTCGGCATCAAGACACTTGAGGCTAAGTGGATCGACAGCCGTCAGATTGAGGCCGCTCGTATAGCAGTAAACCGCTATATGAACCGTCAGGGCCAGGTCTGGATTCGCATCTTCCCTGATAAGCCAATCACTCGTAAGCCTGCCGATGTTCGTATGGGTAAGGGTAAGGGTGATCCTGCAGGATGGGTTGCACCAGTTACTCCAGGTCGTGTTCTCTTTGAAGTAGAGGGCGTAAGCTTTGATATTGCAAAGGAGGCTCTCCGCCTCGCTGCACAGAAGCTGCCTGTTAAGACAAAGTTTATTGTTAGACGTGATTTCGATAAAAACGCTTAA
- the fusA gene encoding elongation factor G, whose translation MANHDLHLTRNIGIMAHIDAGKTTTSERILFYTGKTHKIGEVHDGAATMDWMAQEQERGITITSAATTCNWNYLGKSYKINLIDTPGHVDFTAEVERSLRVLDGAVATYSAADGVQPQSETVWRQADKYNVPRIGYVNKMDRSGADFYETVQQMKDILGANPIAIQIPIGAEENFKGVVDLIKMKAILWHDETMGAQYDVEEIPADLADEAAEWREKLLEGAANYDDELMEMYLEGQDIPEDKLIAAIRKGCIAMECCPMLLGSSYKNKGVQPLLDYVCAFLPSPLDTPAIVGINPDTEEEEDRKPSESEPTSALAFKIATDPFMGRLVFFRVYSGKVVAGSYVFNTRSGKKERISRLFQMNSNKEIPMESIDAGDIGAGVGFKDIRTGDTLCDENAPIILESITFPDTVISIAVEPKSQADVAKLDNGLSKLAEEDPTFTVRTDEQSGQTIISGMGELHLDIIIDRLKREFKVECNQGKPQVNYKEAITKAAQSRETYKKQSGGRGKFACIDVTIEPKDEDYEEGDLQFVNVVKGGNVPKEFIPAVEKGFKDCLGNGVLGGFPMTGLKVTLTDGSFHPVDSDQLSFELVAHQAFKVLCPKAGPVLMEPIMKVEVVTPEENMGDVIGDLNKRRGLVQGMDEARSGARIVKAMVPLSEMFGYVTALRTITSGRATSSMEYDHHSPVSSTLAKEILDELKGNSDLIK comes from the coding sequence ATGGCAAATCACGATTTACATTTGACTCGTAATATCGGTATTATGGCACACATCGATGCCGGTAAGACGACAACATCTGAACGTATTCTTTTTTATACAGGTAAGACTCACAAGATTGGTGAGGTTCATGATGGTGCTGCAACCATGGACTGGATGGCACAGGAGCAGGAGCGTGGTATCACAATTACATCTGCTGCTACAACATGTAACTGGAACTATCTCGGCAAGTCTTATAAGATTAACTTGATTGATACTCCGGGACACGTTGACTTTACTGCTGAGGTAGAGCGTTCACTTCGTGTTCTTGATGGTGCAGTTGCTACTTATTCTGCAGCTGATGGTGTACAGCCACAGTCTGAGACTGTTTGGCGCCAGGCTGACAAGTACAATGTTCCACGTATTGGTTATGTAAACAAGATGGACCGCTCTGGTGCTGACTTCTATGAGACAGTACAGCAGATGAAGGATATCCTTGGTGCTAATCCTATCGCTATTCAGATTCCTATCGGCGCAGAGGAGAACTTCAAGGGTGTTGTAGACCTTATCAAGATGAAGGCTATCTTGTGGCATGATGAGACTATGGGTGCTCAGTATGATGTTGAGGAAATCCCTGCTGATCTTGCTGATGAGGCTGCTGAGTGGCGTGAGAAGTTGCTCGAGGGTGCGGCTAACTACGATGATGAGTTGATGGAGATGTACCTTGAGGGGCAGGATATTCCAGAGGATAAGCTGATTGCTGCAATCCGTAAGGGTTGTATCGCTATGGAGTGCTGCCCAATGCTTCTTGGTTCTTCTTATAAGAATAAGGGTGTACAGCCTCTTCTCGATTACGTTTGTGCTTTCTTACCTTCTCCATTGGATACACCAGCTATAGTTGGTATTAATCCAGATACAGAGGAGGAAGAGGATCGTAAGCCAAGTGAGAGCGAGCCTACATCTGCTTTGGCATTTAAGATTGCTACAGACCCATTCATGGGTCGTTTGGTATTCTTCCGTGTCTACTCAGGTAAGGTTGTTGCTGGTTCTTACGTATTCAATACACGTTCTGGCAAGAAGGAGCGTATCAGCCGTCTATTCCAGATGAACTCTAATAAGGAAATTCCTATGGAGTCAATCGATGCAGGTGATATCGGTGCTGGTGTAGGTTTTAAGGATATTCGTACTGGTGATACTCTCTGTGATGAGAACGCACCAATTATCCTCGAGTCTATTACCTTCCCTGACACTGTAATCTCTATCGCTGTTGAGCCAAAGAGCCAGGCTGACGTTGCTAAGCTTGATAACGGTCTTTCTAAGCTTGCTGAGGAGGATCCAACATTCACCGTTCGTACTGATGAGCAGAGTGGTCAGACCATTATCTCTGGTATGGGTGAGCTTCACCTCGATATTATTATCGACCGTTTGAAGCGTGAGTTCAAGGTAGAGTGTAACCAGGGTAAGCCACAGGTTAACTACAAGGAGGCTATTACTAAGGCCGCTCAGAGCCGTGAGACTTATAAGAAGCAGTCTGGTGGTCGTGGTAAGTTCGCTTGTATTGACGTAACTATCGAGCCTAAGGATGAGGATTACGAGGAGGGCGACTTGCAGTTTGTAAACGTTGTTAAGGGTGGTAACGTGCCTAAGGAGTTCATCCCTGCAGTAGAGAAGGGCTTCAAGGATTGTCTTGGCAATGGTGTACTCGGTGGCTTCCCAATGACTGGTCTTAAGGTTACTTTGACTGATGGTTCTTTCCACCCAGTTGACTCTGACCAGTTGTCATTTGAGCTCGTAGCTCACCAGGCATTCAAGGTCCTCTGTCCTAAGGCAGGTCCTGTTCTTATGGAGCCTATCATGAAGGTAGAGGTTGTTACTCCAGAGGAGAACATGGGTGATGTTATCGGTGACTTGAACAAGCGTCGTGGTCTTGTACAGGGTATGGATGAGGCTCGTAGCGGTGCTCGTATCGTTAAGGCTATGGTACCATTGTCAGAGATGTTTGGTTACGTAACAGCTCTTCGTACTATTACTTCTGGTCGTGCTACTTCTTCTATGGAGTATGATCACCACTCACCAGTATCAAGTACTCTCGCTAAGGAGATTCTTGATGAGTTGAAGGGTAATTCAGACCTCATTAAGTAA
- the rplX gene encoding 50S ribosomal protein L24, which produces MAKFHIKKDDQVIVLAGADKGKTGKVLKVIADKERAIVEGVNMVSKSTKPSAANPQGGIVKQEAAIHISNLSLIDPKSGKATRIKIEREGKTVKRIAKKSGEEIK; this is translated from the coding sequence ATGGCAAAATTCCATATAAAGAAAGACGATCAGGTCATTGTTCTTGCCGGTGCGGACAAGGGCAAGACTGGAAAGGTGCTTAAGGTCATCGCAGACAAGGAGCGTGCTATCGTTGAGGGCGTGAATATGGTCTCTAAGAGCACAAAACCTTCTGCTGCTAACCCTCAGGGTGGTATCGTTAAGCAGGAGGCTGCAATTCATATCTCAAATTTAAGTCTCATCGATCCGAAGAGCGGTAAGGCTACACGTATCAAGATTGAGCGTGAAGGCAAGACTGTTAAGCGTATCGCTAAAAAGTCAGGGGAGGAAATTAAGTAA
- the rplV gene encoding 50S ribosomal protein L22, translating into MGARKHIKAEARKEALKSQYFAKLKDCPSSPRKMRYVVDMVRGMEVNRALGVLRFSKKAAAQNVEKLLRSAINNWETKNDRKAEDGELYISKIFVDEGVTMKRMRPAPQGRGYRIRKRSNHVTLFVDSKNDANNDDK; encoded by the coding sequence ATGGGAGCAAGAAAACATATAAAGGCTGAAGCTCGTAAAGAAGCTTTGAAAAGCCAGTATTTTGCAAAGCTCAAGGACTGTCCTTCTTCTCCACGTAAGATGCGCTATGTAGTAGACATGGTTCGTGGTATGGAAGTCAATCGTGCCCTTGGCGTGCTGAGATTCTCCAAGAAGGCAGCTGCTCAGAACGTTGAGAAACTTCTGCGTTCAGCTATCAACAACTGGGAGACAAAGAATGACCGCAAGGCTGAAGACGGTGAACTTTATATCTCTAAGATCTTCGTTGATGAAGGCGTTACAATGAAGCGCATGCGTCCTGCACCACAGGGCCGTGGCTACAGAATCCGCAAACGTTCTAACCACGTCACTCTTTTCGTTGATTCAAAGAATGACGCTAATAATGATGATAAATAA
- the rpmC gene encoding 50S ribosomal protein L29, whose protein sequence is MKIKEVKELETKDLVEKIENAETALAKMKLNHQITPLENPSQIKAARRDIARMKTELSQRELNK, encoded by the coding sequence ATGAAGATTAAAGAAGTAAAAGAACTCGAGACCAAGGATTTGGTTGAGAAAATTGAGAACGCTGAGACAGCTCTCGCAAAGATGAAGCTGAATCATCAGATTACTCCGCTTGAGAATCCATCTCAGATTAAGGCCGCTCGTCGTGATATTGCACGTATGAAAACAGAACTTTCTCAGAGAGAACTTAATAAATAA
- the rpsL gene encoding 30S ribosomal protein S12, which yields MPTISQLVRKGRKDIVDKSKSPALDNCPQRRGVCVRVYTTTPKKPNSAMRKVARVRLTNQKEVNSYIPGEGHNLQEHSIVLVRGGRVKDLPGVRYHIVRGTLDTAGVANRTQRRSKYGAKRPKAAKK from the coding sequence ATGCCTACTATTTCACAATTAGTAAGAAAAGGCAGAAAGGACATCGTAGACAAGAGCAAGTCTCCGGCTTTGGACAACTGTCCACAGCGTCGTGGCGTATGTGTTCGTGTTTACACAACAACTCCTAAGAAGCCTAATTCGGCAATGCGTAAGGTTGCCCGTGTTCGTTTGACCAACCAGAAGGAAGTGAACTCTTATATCCCAGGAGAGGGTCACAACTTGCAGGAGCACAGTATTGTTCTCGTTCGTGGTGGTCGTGTTAAGGACCTTCCTGGTGTACGTTATCACATCGTTCGTGGTACTCTTGATACCGCAGGTGTTGCCAACCGTACACAGCGTCGTTCTAAGTACGGTGCTAAGCGTCCAAAGGCAGCTAAGAAGTAA
- the rplB gene encoding 50S ribosomal protein L2, which produces MAVRKLNPVTPGQRHKVIGTFEDITASVPEKSLVYGKRSTGGRNNTGKMTVRYMGGGHKKKYRLIDFKREKDGVPAVVKTIEYDPNRSARIALLYYADGEKRYIIAPNGLQVGATLMSGAEAAPEVGNALPLANIPVGTVIHNIELRPGQGALLVRSAGNFAQLTSREGSYCVIKLPSGETRQILSACKATVGSVGNSDHALEQSGKAGRSRWLGRRPHNRGVVMNPVDHPMGGGEGRQSGGHPRSRKGLYAKGLKTRAPKKLSNKYIIERANKK; this is translated from the coding sequence ATGGCAGTACGTAAATTAAACCCGGTTACTCCGGGACAAAGACACAAGGTTATTGGCACGTTCGAGGATATTACTGCATCCGTGCCAGAGAAGTCTCTCGTTTACGGTAAACGTTCTACCGGTGGTCGAAACAACACCGGTAAGATGACTGTTCGCTACATGGGCGGTGGTCACAAGAAGAAGTATCGTCTTATCGACTTCAAGCGAGAGAAAGATGGTGTTCCAGCTGTAGTGAAGACAATCGAGTATGATCCTAACAGATCAGCTCGCATTGCGCTGTTATACTATGCTGATGGTGAAAAACGTTACATTATTGCTCCTAACGGACTGCAGGTTGGTGCAACACTGATGTCTGGTGCTGAGGCAGCACCTGAGGTTGGTAATGCACTTCCTTTGGCTAACATTCCTGTTGGTACTGTAATTCATAATATTGAGTTACGTCCAGGTCAGGGTGCATTGCTCGTTCGTTCGGCTGGTAACTTTGCTCAGCTTACTTCTCGTGAAGGCAGTTATTGTGTTATTAAGCTCCCTTCTGGTGAAACACGCCAGATTTTGTCAGCTTGTAAGGCAACTGTAGGTAGTGTAGGTAACTCTGACCACGCTCTTGAGCAGTCTGGTAAGGCTGGTCGTTCTCGCTGGTTGGGACGTCGTCCTCACAACCGTGGTGTTGTTATGAACCCTGTTGATCACCCAATGGGTGGTGGTGAAGGTCGCCAGTCTGGTGGTCACCCACGTTCACGTAAGGGCTTGTACGCTAAGGGTCTTAAGACTCGTGCACCTAAGAAGCTTTCAAACAAGTACATTATTGAGAGAGCTAACAAGAAGTAA
- the rplC gene encoding 50S ribosomal protein L3, whose amino-acid sequence MPGLLGKKIGMTSVFSADGKNVPCTVIEAGPCVVTQVKTVEKDGYKAVQLGFGEAKEKRTSKPQQGHFKKAGTTPKKHLAEFKFDEEYNLGDTVTVELFSNAKFVDVVGTSKGKGFQGVVKRHGFGGVGQSTHGQDDRARKPGSIGACSYPAKVFKGMRMGGQMGGDRVTTQNLQVLKVIPEHNLILVKGSVAGCNGSTVIIKK is encoded by the coding sequence ATGCCAGGATTATTAGGAAAGAAAATCGGAATGACATCCGTTTTCAGTGCCGACGGTAAGAATGTACCGTGCACTGTTATCGAAGCTGGTCCTTGTGTTGTAACCCAGGTTAAAACCGTTGAAAAGGATGGTTACAAGGCTGTTCAGTTAGGTTTCGGCGAGGCTAAGGAGAAGAGAACTTCTAAGCCACAGCAGGGACACTTTAAGAAAGCCGGCACAACACCAAAGAAGCACTTGGCCGAGTTCAAGTTTGACGAGGAGTATAACCTCGGTGACACTGTTACTGTTGAATTGTTCAGCAATGCTAAGTTCGTAGACGTTGTAGGTACATCTAAGGGTAAAGGTTTCCAGGGTGTTGTTAAGCGTCACGGATTCGGTGGTGTAGGTCAGTCTACTCACGGTCAGGATGACCGCGCACGTAAGCCGGGTTCTATTGGTGCTTGTTCTTACCCAGCTAAGGTCTTCAAGGGCATGCGCATGGGCGGCCAGATGGGAGGCGACAGAGTAACTACTCAGAACCTTCAGGTGTTAAAGGTTATTCCAGAGCACAATCTTATCCTTGTTAAGGGTAGTGTTGCTGGATGTAATGGTTCAACCGTAATAATTAAGAAGTAA
- the rpsQ gene encoding 30S ribosomal protein S17: protein MVQMETRNLRKVRQGVVISNKMDKTIVIAAKFKEKHPIYGKFVQKTKKYHAHDEKNEANVGDTVLIMETRPLSKTKRWRLVQIVEKAK, encoded by the coding sequence ATGGTCCAGATGGAAACAAGAAATTTAAGAAAAGTAAGACAGGGTGTCGTTATCAGCAACAAAATGGATAAAACCATCGTTATTGCAGCTAAGTTCAAGGAGAAGCACCCTATTTATGGTAAGTTTGTCCAGAAGACAAAGAAGTACCATGCTCATGACGAGAAGAATGAGGCTAATGTAGGTGATACAGTTCTCATTATGGAGACTCGTCCTCTTTCTAAGACAAAGAGATGGAGATTAGTTCAAATTGTAGAAAAAGCTAAGTAA